In Microtus ochrogaster isolate Prairie Vole_2 chromosome 4, MicOch1.0, whole genome shotgun sequence, one genomic interval encodes:
- the Nrarp gene encoding notch-regulated ankyrin repeat-containing protein, translated as MSQAELSTCSAPQTQRIFQEAVRKGNTQELQSLLQNMTNCEFNVNSFGPEGQTALHQSVIDGNLELVKLLVKFGADIRLANRDGWSALHIAAFGGHQDIVLYLITKAKYAASGR; from the coding sequence ATGAGCCAAGCCGAGCTGTCCACCTGCTCGGCGCCTCAGACGCAGCGCATCTTCCAGGAAGCGGTGCGCAAGGGCAACACGCAGGAGCTGCAGTCTCTGCTGCAGAACATGACTAACTGTGAGTTCAACGTGAACTCGTTCGGGCCGGAGGGCCAGACAGCGCTACACCAGTCAGTCATAGATGGCAACCTGGAGCTGGTGAAGCTGTTGGTCAAGTTCGGCGCGGACATCCGCCTAGCCAACCGTGACGGCTGGAGCGCACTGCACATCGCCGCTTTCGGGGGCCACCAGGACATCGTGCTCTATCTCATCACCAAGGCCAAGTACGCAGCCAGCGGCCGGTGA